A genome region from Anolis carolinensis isolate JA03-04 chromosome 6, rAnoCar3.1.pri, whole genome shotgun sequence includes the following:
- the rara gene encoding retinoic acid receptor alpha isoform X7 yields MVYTCHRDKNCIINKVTRNRCQYCRLQKCFEVGMSKESVRNDRNKKKKDAPKQECSESYIITPEVEDLIEKVRKAHQETFPALCQLGKYTTNNSSDQRVSLDIDLWDKFSELSTKCIIKTVEFAKQLPGFTTLTIADQITLLKAACLDILILRICTRYTPDQDTMTFSDGLTLNRTQMHNAGFGPLTDLVFAFANQLLPLEMDDAETGLLSAICLICGDRQDLEQPDRVDKLQEPLLEALKIYVRKRRPSKPHMFPKMLMKITDLRSISAKGAERVITLKMEIPGSMPPLIQEMLENSEGMDTLGASTGASSRIGSHAPPPGSCSPSLSPSSNRSSPATHSP; encoded by the exons ATGGTGTATACCTGTCACCGCGACAAGAATTGCATCATCAACAAGGTGACGCGAAACCGTTGTCAGTACTGCCGCCTGCAGAAGTGCTTTGAAGTTGGCATGTCCAAGGAAT CTGTCCGAAATGAcagaaacaagaagaagaaagatgcTCCAAAGCAGGAATGTTCGGAGAGCTACATCATCACGCCTGAGGTAGAGGATCTCATTGAGAAAGTACGCAAGGCCCATCAGGAGACCTTCCCTGCCCTCTGCCAGTTGGGCAAATACACCACG AATAACAGTTCTGATCAACGGGTGTCTCTCGACATAGACCTATGGGACAAGTTCAGTGAATTGTCCACAAAGTGCATCATCAAGACAGTTGAATTCGCCAAGCAGTTGCCAGGTTTCACCACGCTCACCATCGCTGATCAGATCACGCTTCTCAAAGCTGCCTGCCTAGACATCCTG ATCCTCCGGATATGTACGCGCTACACCCCAGACCAGGACACCATGACTTTCTCAGATGGCCTGACACTCAACCGCACGCAGATGCATAACGCAGGCTTTGGGCCGCTCACGGATCTGGTCTTTGCCTTTGCCAACCAGCTGCTGCCACTTGAGATGGATGATGCCGAAACAGGACTGCTCAGCGCCATATGCCTCATATGTGGGG ATCGGCAGGACCTGGAACAACCGGACCGAGTAGATAAGTTGCAGGAACCACTTTTGGAGGCCCTAAAAATCTACGTCAGGAAGAGGAGACCTAGCAAACCCCATATGTTCCCCAAAATGTTGATGAAGATCACAGACCTCCGAAGCATCAGCGCAAAGG GTGCTGAAAGAGTCATTACCTTGAAGATGGAGATCCCTGGGTCGATGCCCCCACTCATCCAGGAGATGCTGGAGAACTCTGAAGGCATGGACACGTTGGGGGCCTCAACGGGGGCCTCATCCCGTATAGGCAGCCACGCCCCACCTCCAGGCAGCTGCAGCCCCAGCCTTTCTCCCAGCTCCAACAGAAGTAGTCCTGCCACCCATTCGCCGTGA